The Pseudomonadota bacterium genome includes a region encoding these proteins:
- a CDS encoding ABC transporter permease, with amino-acid sequence MLSIRQLGKSYGDGLVALEAVNLEARVGELFALLGPNGAGKTTLINIICGIVTPTADTVLVGGHDIVGDYRRTCQAVGLLLLVAFAFSLAGFIIGIWAEGFEALQFIPMLVVTPLTFPGGVFYSIDMLPATWQTVTPFNPIIDIVSGFRDCFFGAGDVSIWISLTALMVFIAVCLTLIGRMVKTGYKLKS; translated from the coding sequence ATGCTCTCGATTCGCCAGCTCGGAAAGTCCTACGGCGACGGCCTGGTCGCGCTTGAGGCAGTTAATCTCGAAGCGCGGGTTGGTGAGCTGTTTGCCTTGCTCGGCCCCAACGGCGCCGGCAAGACGACCCTGATCAACATCATCTGCGGCATCGTCACCCCGACCGCCGACACCGTGCTCGTGGGCGGACACGACATCGTCGGCGACTATCGGCGGACTTGCCAAGCGGTCGGCCTTCTGCTACTGGTCGCCTTCGCCTTCAGCCTGGCCGGCTTTATCATCGGCATCTGGGCCGAAGGCTTCGAGGCGCTGCAGTTTATTCCGATGCTGGTGGTCACCCCGCTGACTTTTCCCGGAGGCGTGTTCTACTCGATCGACATGCTGCCAGCAACCTGGCAGACAGTCACGCCGTTCAATCCGATCATTGACATCGTCTCCGGTTTCCGCGACTGCTTCTTCGGCGCCGGCGATGTCAGCATCTGGATCAGTCTGACTGCCCTGATGGTGTTCATCGCCGTGTGCCTGACGCTGATCGGCCGGATGGTCAAGACCGGATACAAGCTCAAGTCCTGA
- a CDS encoding 5-oxoprolinase — MTATTRGQWQFWIDRGGTFTDIVARAPDGEMRSAKLLSDSPEQYEDAAIEGIRRMLKLDDGEPMPDACIEHVRMGTTVATNALLERKGEPTALITTRGFRDALFIGHQTRPEIFALDIRRPEQLYDCVVEIDERIDADGSVIVEPDDDSVRRKLHALRQTGIKALAVVFVHGYRYTQHEARVGAIARELGFGQISLSHEASPLIRFIGRGDTTVVDAYLSPVLKRYADRVAGELGEVRLQFMKSDGGLTEATRFAGKDAILSGPAGGIVGCARTATLAGFERVIGFDMGGTSTDVSHYAGELERSFETVIAGVRLRVPMLEIHTVAAGGGSKLHFDGSRYRVGPDSAGADPGPASYRRGGPLTVTDCNVMLGKLQPDFFPRVFGPEANEPLDADVVREKFDQLCREIHQATGDERRPVEVAEGFLKIAVANMANAIKKVSVRRGHDVTRYALNCFGGAGGQHACRVADELGIERVLIHPHAGVLSAYGMGLADITAMREFSVNKRLAEGLIDPLKQSFEQAGADALRELTEQGIDDEAVAIRRRCQVRYAGTDTTLLVDFDAAATMAEAFNRAHKQQFGFTMDDRELTVEAGVVEAIGRSQALGDEPELADGDDSSPQPMARVETFMAGKPRPDTPVFERDQLLPGQRIDGPAIVIEANSTVVVEPDWAAELNRRGHLIVSRAGQAQTTIDPGTRADPVLLEVFNNLFMSIAEHMGATLQQTAWSANIKERLDFSCALFDADGALVANAPHVPVHLGSMGESVRAVIETFGDDMAPGDAWLLNDPYRGGTHLPDLTVVSPCFDDDGRLLFYTASRAHHADIGGITPGSMPPHSSHIDQEGVLISPMKIMAGGRIREDALRERLTGAEHPARNIDQNFSDLRAQLAANNRGIRELGSMVGQFGLGVVRAYMGHVQDNAAEQVRRVIDRLDDGHWRKDMDNGARIEVRVSVDRGSRRARIDFTGTSEQTADNFNAPRAVTRAAVLYVLRTLVADDIPLNDGCLEPIDLVIPEGSLLAPVHPAAVVAGNVETSQVVADALFAAMGVLANSQGTMNNVTFGNERYQHYETLCGGAGAGDGFDGADAVHVHMTNSRLTDPEILETRFPVRLQSFGLRDNSGGKGKWRGGHGAERRIRFLEPMTVAVLANSRVIAPSGIEGGGDGVTGEAWIERGDGSTDQLTGSDHADMKADDLFVIRTPGGGGFGGDD; from the coding sequence ATGACCGCCACAACCCGTGGGCAGTGGCAGTTCTGGATCGACCGCGGCGGCACGTTCACCGACATCGTCGCGCGCGCGCCCGACGGTGAAATGCGCTCGGCCAAGCTGCTCTCCGACAGCCCCGAGCAGTACGAGGACGCGGCCATCGAGGGCATCCGCCGCATGCTCAAGCTCGACGACGGCGAGCCGATGCCGGATGCGTGCATCGAGCACGTGCGCATGGGCACTACCGTGGCCACCAACGCGCTGCTCGAGCGCAAGGGCGAGCCCACCGCCCTGATCACCACACGTGGATTTCGCGACGCGCTGTTTATCGGCCACCAAACGCGTCCGGAGATCTTCGCGCTTGACATTCGCCGCCCCGAGCAGCTCTACGACTGCGTCGTCGAGATCGACGAGCGAATCGATGCCGACGGCAGCGTGATCGTCGAACCCGACGACGATTCGGTCCGCCGGAAACTCCATGCACTGCGCCAGACGGGCATCAAGGCGCTTGCCGTGGTCTTCGTCCACGGCTACCGCTACACGCAGCACGAAGCGCGCGTCGGCGCGATCGCCCGCGAGCTCGGCTTCGGCCAGATCAGCCTGTCGCACGAGGCGAGCCCGCTGATCCGATTCATCGGCCGCGGCGACACCACGGTGGTCGACGCCTACCTGTCGCCGGTGCTCAAGCGCTACGCCGACCGGGTGGCCGGCGAGCTCGGCGAGGTGCGGCTCCAGTTCATGAAGTCCGACGGCGGACTGACCGAGGCGACCAGATTCGCCGGCAAGGACGCCATCCTGTCGGGCCCGGCCGGCGGCATCGTCGGCTGCGCGCGCACGGCCACGCTGGCCGGCTTCGAGCGCGTCATCGGCTTCGACATGGGCGGGACCTCGACCGATGTCTCGCACTATGCCGGCGAACTCGAGCGCAGCTTCGAGACCGTCATCGCCGGCGTGCGCCTGCGCGTGCCCATGCTCGAAATCCACACCGTGGCCGCAGGTGGCGGCTCGAAGCTGCACTTCGACGGCTCGCGCTACCGCGTCGGCCCGGATTCGGCCGGCGCCGACCCCGGCCCGGCCAGCTACCGCCGCGGCGGGCCGCTGACGGTGACTGACTGCAACGTCATGCTCGGCAAGCTCCAGCCCGACTTCTTCCCGCGCGTGTTCGGACCCGAAGCCAACGAGCCGCTCGATGCCGACGTGGTGCGCGAAAAGTTCGACCAACTGTGCCGTGAGATTCACCAGGCCACCGGCGACGAGCGCCGGCCGGTCGAGGTCGCTGAAGGCTTTCTCAAAATCGCCGTGGCCAACATGGCCAACGCCATCAAGAAGGTGTCGGTGCGTCGCGGCCACGATGTCACGCGCTACGCGCTCAACTGCTTCGGAGGCGCCGGCGGCCAGCACGCCTGCCGGGTGGCCGACGAGCTCGGCATCGAGCGCGTGCTCATTCACCCCCACGCCGGGGTGCTGTCGGCCTATGGCATGGGACTGGCCGATATCACCGCCATGCGCGAGTTCAGCGTCAACAAGCGGCTCGCCGAGGGACTGATCGACCCGCTGAAGCAGTCGTTCGAACAAGCCGGCGCCGACGCGCTGCGTGAATTGACCGAGCAGGGGATTGATGACGAGGCCGTGGCCATCCGGCGGCGCTGCCAGGTGCGCTATGCCGGCACCGACACCACCCTGCTGGTCGACTTCGACGCCGCCGCAACCATGGCCGAAGCCTTCAACCGGGCGCACAAGCAGCAGTTCGGCTTCACCATGGACGATCGCGAACTGACCGTCGAGGCCGGCGTGGTCGAGGCCATCGGTCGCAGCCAGGCGCTCGGCGACGAACCCGAACTCGCCGACGGCGATGATTCATCGCCCCAACCGATGGCCCGGGTCGAGACCTTTATGGCCGGGAAACCACGCCCCGACACGCCGGTTTTCGAGCGCGATCAGCTCCTGCCGGGCCAGCGCATCGACGGCCCGGCCATCGTCATCGAGGCCAACTCCACGGTCGTCGTCGAGCCGGACTGGGCGGCCGAACTCAACCGCCGCGGTCATCTCATCGTCAGCCGGGCCGGGCAGGCACAAACCACGATCGATCCCGGCACCCGTGCCGATCCGGTGCTGCTGGAAGTCTTCAACAACCTGTTCATGAGCATCGCCGAGCACATGGGCGCGACCCTGCAGCAAACCGCCTGGTCGGCCAACATCAAGGAGCGCCTGGACTTCTCCTGCGCGCTGTTCGATGCCGACGGCGCACTGGTGGCCAACGCCCCGCACGTGCCCGTGCACCTGGGCTCGATGGGCGAGAGCGTGCGCGCCGTCATCGAGACCTTCGGCGACGACATGGCGCCGGGCGATGCCTGGCTGCTCAACGACCCCTATCGCGGCGGCACTCACCTGCCCGATCTCACCGTGGTCAGCCCCTGCTTCGACGACGACGGCAGGCTTCTATTCTACACCGCCAGCCGCGCCCATCACGCCGATATCGGCGGCATCACGCCCGGCTCCATGCCGCCGCACAGCAGCCACATCGACCAGGAAGGCGTCCTGATATCGCCGATGAAAATCATGGCCGGCGGGCGCATCCGCGAAGACGCGCTGCGCGAGCGCCTGACCGGCGCCGAACACCCCGCGCGCAACATCGACCAGAACTTCAGCGACCTGCGCGCCCAGCTCGCCGCCAACAACCGCGGCATTCGAGAGCTCGGATCCATGGTCGGACAGTTCGGCCTCGGGGTGGTGCGCGCCTACATGGGCCACGTCCAGGACAATGCCGCCGAACAGGTCCGGCGCGTCATCGACCGGCTCGACGACGGGCACTGGCGCAAGGACATGGACAACGGCGCGCGCATCGAAGTGCGCGTGAGCGTGGATCGCGGGTCACGTCGAGCCAGGATCGACTTCACCGGCACCAGCGAGCAGACCGCCGACAACTTCAACGCCCCGCGTGCCGTGACTCGCGCCGCCGTGCTTTACGTGCTCCGCACCCTGGTCGCCGACGACATACCGCTCAACGACGGCTGCCTCGAGCCGATCGACCTGGTCATTCCCGAGGGCAGCCTGCTTGCCCCGGTCCACCCGGCAGCAGTGGTCGCCGGCAATGTCGAAACCAGCCAGGTCGTCGCCGACGCCCTGTTCGCGGCCATGGGCGTGCTTGCCAACAGCCAGGGCACCATGAACAACGTGACCTTTGGCAACGAACGCTACCAGCACTACGAGACCCTGTGCGGCGGCGCCGGGGCCGGTGACGGCTTCGACGGTGCCGACGCAGTGCACGTGCATATGACCAACTCGCGACTGACCGATCCGGAAATCCTCGAGACGCGCTTTCCCGTGCGGCTGCAATCATTCGGCTTGCGCGACAACTCCGGCGGCAAGGGCAAATGGCGCGGCGGCCACGGCGCGGAGCGCCGTATCCGCTTCCTCGAGCCGATGACCGTGGCGGTGCTGGCCAACTCACGCGTGATCGCCCCGTCCGGCATCGAAGGCGGTGGCGACGGAGTCACGGGTGAGGCCTGGATCGAGCGCGGCGACGGCAGCACAGACCAGCTGACCGGCAGCGACCACGCCGACATGAAAGCTGACGACCTTTTCGTGATTCGCACCCCGGGCGGCGGCGGATTCGGTGGTGATGACTGA